In Trifolium pratense cultivar HEN17-A07 linkage group LG7, ARS_RC_1.1, whole genome shotgun sequence, a genomic segment contains:
- the LOC123898695 gene encoding serine carboxypeptidase-like, with protein sequence MASSLRFLKMCLSLLMMFFFLIMFISPSFSSSTCSKNNDTLLSSKFTAENLIRGLNLFPKHSINIPKNDPHHFVHGNIVEKKFTFPGFVDSGPSVEELGHHAGYYSLPHSKAARMFYFFFESRNSKDDPVVIWLTGGPGCSSEIALFYENGPFQFSKDNNSSLVWNQYGWDAASNIIFVDQPIGTGFSYTTDDSDVRHDEDGVSNDLYDFLQAFFKEHPQFTQNDFYITGESYAGHYIPAFASRVHQGNKANEGIHINLKGFAIGNGLTNPEIQYNAYTDYALDNGLINKEEHDDINKLFPECQKGIEDCGTEGGDACIISRSNCFKIFNRIMNIAGNINHYDIRKKCGGGLCYDFNKVETFLNLKTVREALGVGDLEFVSCSGTVYNAMLQDWMKNLEVGIPALLEDGIKLLVYAGEYDLICNWLGNSRWVDAMNWSGQKEFTASPTTPYLVDSEEAGILKSHGPLAFLKVKDAGHMVPMDQPKAALQMLKDWMQGKLVRTS encoded by the exons ATGGCATCATCCTTAAGGTTCCTCAAAATGTGTCTCTCTCTTTTAATGATGTTTTTCTTCCTCATCATGTTCATTTCACCTTCATTCTCATCTTCAACTTGTTCCAAAAACAATGACACTCTCCTTTCTTCAAAATTTACAGCAGAAAATCTCATAAGAGGACTTAATCTTTTTCCAAAACATTCCATAAATATACCAAAGAATGATCCTCATCATTTTGTTCATGGAAACATTGTTGAGAAAAAGTTCACTTTCCCTGGTTTTGTTGACTCTGGTCCTTCTGTTGAAGAACTTGGTCATCATGCAGGGTATTATAGTCTTCCTCATTCCAAAGCTGCAAG gatgttctattttttctttgaatcTCGAAACAGTAAGGATGATCCGGTTGTCATATGGTTAACTGGAGGTCCAGGATGCAGTAGTGAAATTGCTTTGTTTTATGAAAATGgtccttttcaattttcaaaggACAACAACTCGTCCCTTGTTTGGAATCAATATGGATGGGACGCG gcatcaaatattatatttgtagACCAACCCATAGGAACAGGTTTCAGCTATACTACTGATGATAGTGATGTTCGACATGACGAAGATGGAGTTAGCAATGATTTGTATGACTTCTTACAG GCATTCTTCAAGGAGCACCCTCAGTTCActcaaaatgatttttatataaCTGGAGAATCATATGCTGGACATTACATTCCAGCTTTTGCATCCAGAGTTCACCAAGGAAACAAGGCAAATGAAGGAATTCATATAAATCTTAag GGATTTGCTATTGGGAATGGATTAACCAATCCTGAAATTCAATACAATGCATATACAGATTATGCATTAGACAATGGACTTATTAATAAGGAAGAACATGATGATATCAACAAGTTGTTCCCAGAATGTCAAAAGGGCATAGAAGATTGTG GCACCGAAGGTGGAGACGCGTGCATAATTTCAAGAAGTAATTGCTTTAAAATATTCAATCGGATCATGAACATCGCCGGCAACATTAAT CACTACGACATCAGAAAGAAATGTGGGGGAGGCCTTTGTTATGACTTCAACAAGGTAGAAACATTCTTGAACTTGAAGACAGTAAGGGAAGCTTTAGGTGTTGGGGACTTGGAATTTGTTTCTTGCAGTGGCACAGTATACAATGCCATGTTGCAGGATTGGATGAAAAATCTAGAAGTTGGTATTCCAGCTCTTCTTGAGGATGGAATCAAGTTGCTTGTGTATGCTGGAGAATATGATCTCATATGCAATTGGCTTG GGAATTCGAGGTGGGTTGATGCCATGAATTGGTCAGGTCAAAAAGAATTTACAGCGTCTCCTACAACCCCTTATTTGGTTGATAGTGAAGAAGCGGGAATTCTAAAAAGCCACGGACCTCTGGCTTTCCTCAAG GTGAAAGATGCTGGTCACATGGTTCCTATGGATCAACCAAAAGCAGCACTTCAGATGTTAAAAGATTGGATGCAAGGGAAACTAGTAAGGACAAGTTGA